One genomic window of Aptenodytes patagonicus chromosome 3, bAptPat1.pri.cur, whole genome shotgun sequence includes the following:
- the EHD3 gene encoding EH domain-containing protein 3, whose translation MFSWLGTDDRRRKDPEVFQTVSEGLKKLYKTKLLPLEEHYKFHEFHSPALEDADFDNKPMVLLVGQYSTGKTTFIRYLLEQDFPGMRIGPEPTTDSFIAVMQGDVEGIVPGNALVVDPKKPFRKLNAFGNAFLNRFVCAQLPNPVLESISVIDTPGILSGEKQRISRGYDFAAVLEWFAERVDRIILLFDAHKLDISDEFSEVIKALKNHEDKMRVVLNKADQIETQQLMRVYGALMWSLGKIVNTPEVIRVYIGSFWSHPLLIPDNRKLFEAEEQDLFRDIQSLPRNAALRKLNDLIKRARLAKVHAYIISSLKKEMPSMFGKDNKKKELVNNLGEIYARIEREHQISPGDFPNLRKMQDQLQAQDFSKFQPLKSKLLETVEDMLANDIAQLMVLVRQEESQRPTQMVKGGAFEGTLHGPFGHGYGEGAGEGIDDAEWVVARDKPMYDEIFYTLSPVDGKITGANAKKEMVRSKLPNTVLGKIWKLADIDKDGMLDDEEFALANHLIKVKLEGHELPNELPSHLLPPSKRKITE comes from the exons ATGTTCAGCTGGCTGGGCACCGACGACCGCCGGAGGAAGGACCCCGAGGTGTTTCAGACGGTCAGCGAGGGCCTGAAAAAGCTCTACAAAACCAAGCTGCTCCCCCTGGAAGAGCACTACAAGTTCCACGAGTTCCACTCACCTGCACTGGAGGATGCCGACTTCGACAACAAGCCCATGGTGCTCCTCGTGGGGCAGTACTCCACTGGGAAGACCACCTTCATCAG GTACCTGCTGGAGCAGGATTTCCCAGGGATGAGGATTGGACCAGAGCCTACAACTGACTCCTTTATAGCAGTTATGCAAGGAGATGTGGAAGGAATCGTTCCTGGAAACGCGTTGGTAGTGGATCCGAAAAAACCGTTCAGGAAACTCAACGCCTTTGGCAATGCCTTTTTGAACAG ATTCGTTTGTGCCCAGCTACCTAATCCTGTGTTAGAGAGCATCAGCGTCATTGATACGCCAGGAATCCTTtctggagaaaaacagagaattaGCAGAG GTTATGACTTCGCCGCTGTACTGGAATGGTTTGCAGAGCGGGTTGACCGCATCATTCTCCTTTTTGATGCGCACAAGCTGGACATCTCCGATGAATTCTCTGAGGTCATCAAGGCCCTGAAGAACCATGAGGACAAGATGAGAGTTGTTCTCAACAAGGCTGACCAGATAGAGACTCAACAGCTGATGCGGGTGTACGGTGCCCTCATGTGGTCCCTGGGAAAGATTGTCAACACCCCTGAGGTCATCAGGGTCTACATTGGCTCCTTCTGGTCCCATCCATTGCTCATCCCCGACAACCGCAAGTTGTTTGAGGCGGAGGAGCAGGACCTGTTCAGGGATATCCAGAGCCTGCCCCGCAATGCAGCCCTGAGGAAGCTGAATGATCTCATCAAGCGAGCACGGCTGGCCAAG GTCCATGCCTACATCATCAGTTCCCTAAAGAAGGAAATGCCCTCAATGTTTGggaaagacaataaaaagaagGAGCTTGTTAACAACTTGGGAGAGATTTATGCCCGGATTGAACGGGAGCATCAGATCTCACCAGGAGACTTCCCTAATCTGAGAAAGATGCAG GATCAGTTGCAAGCCCAGGATTTTAGCAAGTTCCAGCCTCTGAAGAGCAAGCTGCTGGAGACCGTGGAAGACATGCTGGCCAATGACATCGCCCAGCTCATGGTGCTCGTACGCCAGGAAGAGTCGCAGCGGCCAACCCAGATGGTGAAGGGAGGAGCCTTCGAGGGCACCTTGCATGGTCCATTCGGCCATGGCTATGGCGAAGGCGCTGGTGAAGGGATCGATGATGCTGAGTGGGTGGTGGCCAGGGACAAGCCCATGTATGATGAGATCTTCTACACACTCTCACCTGTCGATGGTAAAATAACTGGTGCCAATGCAAAGAAGGAGATGGTAAGGTCTAAGCTGCCCAACACGGTGCTGGGCAAGATATGGAAACTGGCTGACATCGACAAAGATGGCATGCTGGATGATGAGGAGTTTGCCTTGGCGAATCATCTCATTAAAGTCAAGTTGGAGGGTCATGAGCTGCCAAATGAGCTCCCTTCCCATCTCCTCCCTCCatccaaaaggaaaataacagagtgA